From a region of the Candidatus Azobacteroides pseudotrichonymphae genomovar. CFP2 genome:
- the nifJ gene encoding pyruvate:ferredoxin (flavodoxin) oxidoreductase, whose translation MCKNSKNKGFLTCDGNQAAAHIAYMFSETASIYPITPSSTMAEYVDEWAASGRKNIFGETVRVDEMQSEAGAAGAMHGALQAGALSTTFTASQGLLLMIPNMYKVAGELLPGVYHVSARALASHALSIFGDHQDVMAVRQTGCAMFVTGSVQEIMDLSAVAHLSAIKTRVPFVHFFDGFRTSHEIQKIEQLNNEDLAPLIDQESLVAFRKRALNPDAPVARGMAQNSDIYFQAREACNKYYNRVVDVVEDYTNRLSNLVGRKYGLFDYYGSQDAECIIVAMGSVTETIKETIDYLISKNKKVGLVSVHLYRPFSVKHFLAVVPKSARCIAVLDRTKEPGSTGEPLYLDVKNCFYDSKEHPLIVGGRYGLSSKDTTPACILAVYDNLSLFEPKNNFTVGITDDVTFTSLPQREELFLENGTFEAKFYGLGADGTVGANKNSVKIIGDNTNKYCQAYFAYDSKKSGGFTSSHLRFGDKPIRSAYLVNTPDFVACHIQAYLNLYDVTKGLKKHGTFLLNTIWNEKQVKENLPDNVKRYLSNNHINFYIINATDIAHEIGLGNRTNTILQSAFFKITGIIPYNLAVEQMKRFIVKSYGKKGEDVVNMNYAAVERGGDVLKIEVPIEWSDIQLKTEKIKDDIPNFVSKIAYSVNAQKGDDLPVSAFVGYEDGTWEQGTAAYEKRGVGTHVPTWILDNCIQCNQCSYVCPHASIRPFILDESEQSEAPVDLDTLKAVGKKFEGMNFRMQVNVLDCLGCGNCVDVCPGNKNGKALQMSPIENEWNNQSNWDFCTEKVKTKQHLVDVSLNVRNSQFATPLFEFSGACSGCGETPYIKLISQLFGDHQMIANATGCSSIYSGSAPSTPYTKNAKGHGPAWANSLFEDNAEYGFGMRIGTEKMRERVERLMMQGLSCSRCSKEKKALFREWIDNRDDYAKTREIADSLVPMIRGSACCNICKQLTELTHYFVKRSQWIIGGDGWGYDIGFGGLDHVIASGQNINILVLDTEVYSNTGGQSSKSTPAGAVAKFAAAGKCIRKKDLGMMATTYGYVYVAQVAMGANQMQTLKAVCEAESYSGPSLIIAYSPCISHGLKKGMGKAQKEQKLAVECGYWHLWRFDPRLETEGRNPFQLDSKEPDWSKFQDFLKSEIRFSSLMKQYPEKAQELFRITQANAKWRLDGYKRLVSQIY comes from the coding sequence ATGTGTAAAAATAGTAAAAATAAAGGGTTTTTGACTTGTGATGGCAATCAGGCGGCAGCCCATATTGCTTATATGTTCAGTGAAACTGCATCGATTTATCCCATTACTCCCTCTTCTACTATGGCAGAATATGTTGATGAATGGGCAGCTTCTGGGCGGAAAAATATTTTTGGAGAAACTGTTCGTGTGGATGAAATGCAATCAGAGGCAGGTGCAGCGGGTGCTATGCATGGAGCATTACAAGCGGGAGCGTTATCTACTACATTTACAGCTTCACAGGGTTTGTTATTGATGATTCCTAATATGTATAAGGTAGCAGGAGAGTTATTGCCGGGGGTTTATCATGTTTCAGCCCGTGCTTTGGCCTCGCATGCTTTGTCTATCTTTGGTGATCATCAAGATGTAATGGCTGTTCGTCAAACGGGTTGTGCTATGTTTGTTACTGGGTCTGTACAAGAAATAATGGATTTGTCAGCAGTGGCTCATTTGTCTGCGATCAAGACTCGTGTTCCTTTCGTACATTTCTTTGATGGATTTCGTACTTCGCATGAAATTCAAAAGATAGAACAATTGAATAATGAGGATTTAGCTCCATTGATTGATCAAGAATCCTTGGTAGCGTTTCGTAAGCGGGCATTAAATCCAGATGCTCCGGTAGCGCGTGGTATGGCTCAAAATTCGGATATTTATTTTCAAGCTCGTGAAGCCTGTAATAAATATTACAATAGAGTAGTAGATGTTGTAGAAGATTATACAAATCGGCTTTCTAACTTAGTAGGACGTAAATATGGCTTGTTTGATTATTATGGGTCGCAAGATGCCGAGTGTATAATTGTTGCTATGGGTTCAGTTACTGAAACTATCAAGGAGACAATTGATTATTTGATTTCTAAGAATAAAAAAGTGGGATTGGTGTCTGTTCATTTGTATCGTCCATTTTCTGTTAAACATTTCTTGGCAGTTGTTCCTAAATCAGCTAGATGCATAGCTGTTCTTGACCGTACTAAAGAACCAGGATCTACTGGAGAGCCACTTTATTTGGATGTAAAAAATTGTTTTTATGACTCAAAGGAACATCCCCTAATTGTAGGGGGGCGCTATGGTTTGTCTTCGAAAGATACAACCCCAGCTTGTATTCTTGCTGTTTATGACAATCTGTCTTTATTCGAACCAAAAAATAATTTTACTGTTGGGATTACAGATGACGTTACTTTTACGTCTCTTCCACAAAGGGAAGAATTGTTTCTTGAAAATGGAACTTTTGAAGCTAAATTCTATGGATTGGGAGCAGATGGTACAGTAGGTGCTAACAAAAACTCAGTAAAAATTATTGGGGATAATACCAATAAGTATTGCCAGGCTTATTTCGCTTACGATTCTAAAAAATCGGGAGGTTTTACTTCTTCTCATTTGCGTTTTGGAGATAAGCCTATTCGTTCTGCTTATTTGGTAAATACGCCTGATTTTGTAGCTTGCCATATTCAGGCATATCTTAATTTGTATGATGTAACTAAAGGTCTGAAGAAGCATGGTACTTTTCTTTTGAATACGATTTGGAACGAAAAGCAAGTAAAAGAAAATCTTCCGGATAATGTGAAGAGATATTTATCTAATAACCATATTAATTTCTATATCATTAACGCAACTGATATTGCTCATGAGATTGGCTTAGGTAATCGTACTAACACAATTCTTCAATCAGCATTTTTCAAAATAACAGGTATTATTCCTTACAACTTGGCAGTGGAACAGATGAAAAGATTTATTGTGAAGTCGTATGGAAAAAAGGGAGAAGATGTTGTAAATATGAATTATGCAGCGGTCGAACGTGGTGGTGATGTGCTAAAAATTGAGGTACCTATTGAATGGTCAGATATTCAATTGAAAACAGAAAAAATAAAGGATGATATTCCCAATTTTGTTTCCAAGATTGCTTATTCTGTTAATGCACAAAAAGGAGATGATCTTCCTGTTTCTGCTTTTGTAGGGTATGAAGATGGTACTTGGGAACAGGGGACAGCTGCTTATGAAAAACGTGGTGTAGGAACCCATGTTCCTACTTGGATTTTAGATAATTGTATTCAGTGTAATCAATGTTCATATGTTTGTCCTCATGCATCTATTCGTCCGTTTATTTTGGATGAAAGTGAACAGTCTGAAGCACCTGTAGATTTGGATACATTGAAAGCTGTGGGGAAAAAATTTGAAGGAATGAATTTCCGAATGCAAGTTAATGTATTGGATTGCTTAGGATGTGGTAATTGTGTGGATGTTTGTCCAGGCAATAAAAATGGTAAGGCTTTGCAAATGTCCCCAATTGAAAATGAATGGAATAATCAATCCAATTGGGATTTTTGTACGGAAAAAGTAAAAACTAAACAGCATTTGGTAGATGTTTCATTAAATGTGAGAAATTCACAGTTCGCTACTCCGTTATTTGAGTTTTCTGGAGCTTGTTCTGGTTGTGGTGAAACTCCTTATATAAAATTGATTTCTCAGTTGTTTGGTGATCACCAAATGATAGCTAATGCTACAGGGTGTTCTTCTATTTATTCCGGTTCTGCTCCTTCTACTCCTTATACTAAAAATGCAAAAGGACATGGTCCTGCATGGGCGAATTCTTTATTTGAGGATAATGCTGAATATGGATTTGGTATGAGGATCGGTACTGAAAAAATGCGTGAACGTGTAGAACGGTTGATGATGCAAGGGTTATCTTGTTCTCGTTGTTCGAAAGAAAAAAAGGCTTTATTTCGTGAATGGATTGATAATCGCGATGATTATGCAAAGACTCGAGAGATAGCTGATAGTTTGGTCCCTATGATAAGGGGTAGTGCTTGTTGTAATATTTGTAAACAACTGACTGAGCTAACACACTATTTTGTAAAGCGTTCACAATGGATTATAGGAGGTGATGGATGGGGATATGATATCGGTTTTGGGGGATTAGATCATGTAATTGCTTCTGGACAAAACATTAATATTCTTGTATTAGATACGGAGGTATATTCTAATACCGGTGGACAATCATCCAAGTCTACTCCTGCAGGTGCCGTGGCTAAATTTGCAGCGGCTGGTAAGTGTATTCGTAAAAAAGATTTAGGTATGATGGCTACGACTTACGGTTATGTTTATGTGGCTCAGGTAGCAATGGGAGCTAACCAAATGCAAACTTTGAAGGCAGTTTGTGAAGCAGAGTCATACAGTGGTCCTTCATTAATAATTGCCTATTCACCTTGTATCAGTCATGGTTTGAAAAAAGGAATGGGTAAAGCACAGAAAGAGCAAAAGTTGGCTGTTGAATGTGGTTATTGGCATCTTTGGCGTTTTGACCCTCGTTTGGAAACTGAAGGGAGGAATCCTTTCCAGTTGGATTCTAAAGAACCAGATTGGAGTAAATTCCAAGACTTTTTGAAAAGTGAGATTCGTTTTTCATCTTTGATGAAACAATACCCTGAAAAAGCTCAAGAACTGTTTCGTATAACACAAGCTAACGCTAAGTGGCGCTTAGATGGCTATAAACGTTTAGTATCTCAGATATATTAA
- a CDS encoding chromate transporter translates to MWIYWQLFYTYFKIGLFGFGGGYTILSYIQHVTVEEYKWLTINEFTDIVAVSQMTPGPIAINLATYTGYMITGTTWGSIVATLAVCFPSFAIIFLISRNYQHFRSNCYVNYAFKGLRPAVIGLIATAALFLINKENFVDYRSCIIFIVTFCFAFFRKFHPILLTLFAGIAGLLLY, encoded by the coding sequence ATGTGGATTTATTGGCAATTATTCTATACTTATTTTAAAATTGGTCTTTTTGGATTTGGAGGGGGGTATACTATCTTGTCTTATATCCAGCATGTAACAGTAGAGGAATATAAATGGTTAACTATTAATGAGTTTACTGATATTGTGGCGGTTTCTCAGATGACGCCCGGTCCAATAGCTATTAATTTGGCCACATATACAGGCTATATGATTACCGGTACTACTTGGGGTAGTATAGTTGCTACACTGGCTGTTTGTTTTCCATCTTTTGCGATTATTTTTTTAATTTCCAGAAATTATCAACATTTTCGTTCTAATTGTTATGTTAATTATGCTTTTAAGGGATTGCGTCCTGCTGTGATTGGATTGATTGCAACAGCAGCTCTTTTTTTGATCAACAAAGAAAATTTCGTCGATTATCGAAGTTGTATTATTTTTATTGTAACCTTCTGTTTTGCCTTTTTTAGGAAATTTCATCCTATTTTGCTGACTTTGTTTGCAGGTATTGCTGGGTTGCTTTTATATTAA
- a CDS encoding 1-acyl-sn-glycerol-3-phosphate acyltransferase, whose translation MVEVFQIDVWEIFLRKFPDLYMKTPAFIIKWFARLVCQNQLNAYFRSNAYFTDIAFMENAVYNSRITLHLKGMENLPVDSKRCVFVSNHPLGGLDGICLSAILGRKYNGNIRYLVNDILYFIEPLRGIFIPINKYGTQTRNGVNKLNEAFDSDNQIITFPAGICSRKIKGKIRDIEWKKMFISKAIKYNRDVVPIYFEAANSCLFYIIAGIRRRLGIKFNVEMLLLPREMFKSLGSEFAIHFGQPIPWQTFDSSKTALQWANDVKNRVYAMQSY comes from the coding sequence ATGGTAGAAGTTTTTCAGATAGATGTTTGGGAGATTTTTTTGAGAAAATTTCCCGATTTGTATATGAAAACGCCAGCATTTATTATCAAATGGTTTGCTCGACTTGTTTGTCAGAACCAATTGAATGCGTATTTTCGGTCGAATGCATATTTTACAGATATAGCATTTATGGAAAATGCTGTTTATAACAGTCGTATTACTCTGCATTTAAAAGGAATGGAGAACTTACCGGTTGACAGCAAGCGATGTGTTTTTGTATCCAATCACCCATTGGGTGGATTGGATGGTATTTGTCTATCTGCTATATTGGGAAGGAAGTATAATGGAAATATTCGTTATTTGGTTAATGATATTTTGTATTTTATAGAGCCGTTACGAGGTATTTTTATACCTATTAACAAGTATGGGACACAAACTAGAAATGGAGTTAATAAGTTGAATGAGGCATTTGATTCTGACAATCAAATTATTACATTCCCAGCGGGAATATGCTCGAGAAAGATTAAAGGAAAAATTAGAGACATTGAATGGAAAAAAATGTTTATTTCGAAAGCTATTAAATACAATAGAGATGTTGTTCCAATATATTTTGAAGCTGCCAATTCTTGTTTGTTTTATATCATTGCAGGTATTCGGAGACGGTTAGGAATAAAGTTCAATGTGGAAATGTTGCTTCTGCCTCGTGAAATGTTTAAATCACTGGGAAGTGAATTTGCTATTCACTTTGGACAGCCTATTCCTTGGCAAACATTTGATTCATCTAAAACAGCGTTACAGTGGGCAAATGATGTAAAAAATAGAGTTTACGCTATGCAAAGCTATTAA
- a CDS encoding GNAT family N-acetyltransferase gives MEKIIPKVDRIAIKSELTAEKFFRKTNKLGNEIYLFTAHNAPYLMREVGRLREEAFRYYGGGTGESVDIDEFDTMATPYRQLIVWDPSGEEILGGYRFRCGSEISLGEDGQPNNIATSNLFHFSQKFNDVYLPQIVELGRSFVSLDYQASRAGTKGLFALDNLWDGLGALSVIDPYLRYFFGKVTMYKTYNVEARDIILFFLDKYFRDKEKLVTPIYPLEVHINSKELTNLFNKDTYKENYKILNLEIRKYGINIPPLISAYMNLSPSMLVFGTAVNKSFGNVEETGILIDVHDIFEDKKQRHIESFLREKPTKRLINRIRKMISRAYVRRCKKQIRSKK, from the coding sequence ATGGAAAAAATAATACCTAAAGTTGATCGCATTGCTATTAAATCTGAGCTAACAGCAGAAAAATTTTTTCGGAAGACTAATAAATTGGGTAATGAGATTTATTTATTTACTGCTCATAATGCTCCTTATTTGATGCGTGAAGTGGGTCGTTTGCGAGAGGAAGCCTTTCGGTATTACGGCGGTGGGACTGGAGAATCGGTGGATATAGACGAATTTGATACAATGGCAACACCCTATCGTCAGTTGATTGTTTGGGATCCATCAGGAGAAGAAATACTTGGTGGCTATCGTTTTCGTTGTGGGAGTGAGATTTCTTTGGGAGAGGATGGTCAACCGAATAATATTGCTACAAGCAATTTATTTCATTTTTCTCAAAAATTCAATGATGTTTATTTACCACAAATAGTAGAATTGGGCCGTTCATTTGTATCTTTAGATTATCAGGCTAGTAGGGCTGGAACAAAGGGTCTTTTTGCATTGGATAATCTTTGGGATGGACTGGGGGCGTTGTCTGTAATAGATCCCTACCTTCGTTATTTTTTTGGAAAAGTAACGATGTATAAAACTTACAATGTGGAGGCACGTGATATAATTCTTTTTTTTCTCGATAAATATTTTAGAGACAAAGAAAAATTAGTTACTCCTATTTATCCTTTGGAAGTTCATATAAACTCTAAAGAGTTAACAAATCTTTTTAATAAGGATACTTATAAAGAGAATTATAAAATACTTAATTTGGAAATAAGGAAGTATGGAATAAATATTCCTCCACTGATAAGTGCTTATATGAATTTATCTCCAAGTATGCTTGTTTTTGGAACAGCCGTAAATAAGAGTTTTGGTAATGTAGAAGAAACTGGCATACTAATAGATGTTCATGATATTTTTGAAGATAAAAAGCAACGTCATATAGAATCATTTTTGAGAGAAAAGCCGACTAAAAGACTAATAAATCGTATTCGTAAAATGATTAGTAGGGCATATGTTCGCCGGTGCAAAAAGCAAATAAGAAGTAAGAAGTAA
- a CDS encoding succinate dehydrogenase/fumarate reductase cytochrome b subunit, whose protein sequence is MAKLINNYYKNSKNMYWLLGSSIGRKFVMSISGVFLVLFLLLHMSMNLVLIFSTKAYDKICGVLGANWYAVVATLILTGGFSIHIAYGTLLTFHNMRARGIGNYEIPNETKIEWASKNMFVLGLIVILGLIIHLWNFWYKMQFAELFQSGITVKEGSRLVISLFSSPIFSFTYILWLVALWFHLTHGIWSIFQTLGWNNKKWFPRLRFISNIVSTIIMIGFAVVPIYFTIYTLIK, encoded by the coding sequence ATGGCTAAATTAATTAATAATTATTATAAAAATAGCAAAAACATGTATTGGCTATTGGGTTCTTCTATTGGCAGAAAATTTGTTATGAGTATTTCTGGTGTTTTTCTTGTTTTATTTTTACTTCTTCATATGTCTATGAATCTGGTTTTGATTTTTTCTACTAAAGCTTATGATAAGATCTGCGGGGTACTTGGAGCTAATTGGTATGCGGTAGTAGCGACACTTATTTTAACGGGAGGATTCAGTATTCATATTGCGTATGGGACATTACTTACTTTTCACAATATGAGAGCAAGAGGGATTGGCAATTATGAAATACCAAATGAAACAAAAATCGAGTGGGCATCAAAAAACATGTTCGTTTTAGGGCTTATTGTTATACTAGGATTAATTATTCACTTGTGGAATTTTTGGTACAAAATGCAATTTGCGGAGCTTTTTCAATCGGGAATTACCGTTAAAGAAGGTTCACGATTGGTTATTAGTCTTTTTTCTAGTCCGATATTTTCTTTTACTTACATTTTGTGGTTGGTGGCATTGTGGTTTCATTTAACACATGGTATTTGGAGTATTTTTCAAACTTTAGGTTGGAATAATAAAAAATGGTTCCCCCGTTTAAGATTTATTTCTAATATCGTTTCAACGATTATTATGATTGGCTTTGCTGTTGTTCCAATTTATTTTACTATTTACACATTGATAAAATGA
- a CDS encoding fumarate reductase/succinate dehydrogenase flavoprotein subunit, with product MIQLEAKIPEGSLIEKWVNYKNHQKLVNPANKRCLDIIVVGTGLAGASAASSLGELGFNVLNFCIQDSPRRAHSIAAQGGINAAKNYQNDGDSVHRLFYDTIKGGDYRAREANVYRLAEVSNNIVDQCVAQGVPFAREYGGLLDNRSFGGAQVSRTFYAKGQTGQQLLLGAYSALSRQIHKGSVKMYTRYEMLDLVIIDGRARGIIARNLITGRIERFSSHAVVIGSGGYGNTFFLSTNAMNSNGSAVMQCYRKGAFFANPAFVQIHPTCIPVHGKFQSKLTLMSESLRNDGRIWVPKNLEDVESIREGKLKPTHVAEERRDYYLERRYPAFGNLVPRDVASRAAKERCDAGYGVGNTGLSVYLDFSDAINRLGLKAVESRYGNLFQMYEKIVDENPYETPMMIYPAIHYTMGGLWVDYELMTTIQGCFAIGEANFSDHGANRLGASALMQGLADGYFVLPYTIQNYLADQIRIPRFSTDLPEFIEAEKAVEDKIATLMSIKGNRTVDSIHRDLGHIMWECVGMARTKESLEKALNKLKDLRKEFWSNVFVPGEPNTLNLELEKALRVADFLEIGELMALDGLSRNESCGGHFREEYQTLEGEALRDDENYAYVACWKYKGEHKRPELIKESIDYEFVVRQRRNYKI from the coding sequence ATGATACAATTAGAAGCAAAAATTCCTGAAGGTTCTTTGATTGAAAAGTGGGTCAATTATAAAAATCATCAAAAGTTGGTTAATCCTGCTAATAAGCGTTGTCTAGACATTATTGTTGTAGGGACTGGTTTAGCTGGTGCTTCGGCTGCTTCTTCTCTTGGAGAATTAGGATTTAATGTATTGAATTTTTGTATTCAAGATTCTCCTCGACGAGCACATTCTATTGCTGCACAGGGGGGTATTAATGCAGCTAAAAATTATCAGAATGACGGGGATTCAGTTCATCGTTTGTTTTATGATACGATTAAGGGAGGCGATTACCGTGCTCGTGAAGCTAATGTTTATCGTTTAGCAGAAGTCTCCAATAATATTGTTGACCAGTGTGTAGCACAAGGGGTTCCATTTGCTCGTGAATATGGTGGCTTATTGGATAATCGTTCTTTTGGTGGAGCACAAGTTTCTCGTACTTTTTATGCAAAAGGGCAAACGGGTCAGCAATTATTGCTGGGGGCTTATTCTGCATTGAGCCGTCAAATACATAAAGGAAGTGTGAAGATGTATACTCGTTATGAGATGTTAGATTTAGTAATTATAGATGGTCGTGCTCGTGGCATTATTGCTCGTAACTTGATTACTGGTAGGATAGAACGTTTTTCTTCTCATGCTGTAGTAATTGGTTCTGGAGGTTATGGAAATACTTTTTTCCTTTCCACCAATGCTATGAATTCTAATGGTTCAGCTGTAATGCAATGTTATCGTAAAGGAGCGTTTTTTGCTAATCCTGCTTTTGTTCAAATTCATCCGACTTGTATTCCAGTACATGGAAAATTTCAGTCTAAGTTAACTTTGATGTCTGAATCATTACGTAATGACGGTCGTATTTGGGTGCCTAAGAATTTGGAAGATGTCGAATCTATTCGTGAAGGCAAGTTGAAACCAACTCATGTAGCGGAAGAAAGGCGTGATTACTATTTGGAAAGAAGATATCCAGCTTTTGGTAATCTTGTTCCGCGTGATGTGGCTTCTCGTGCTGCAAAGGAAAGGTGTGATGCGGGTTATGGTGTGGGGAATACAGGATTGTCCGTTTATTTGGATTTTTCGGATGCTATTAATCGTCTGGGGCTGAAAGCAGTAGAATCTCGTTATGGGAACTTGTTTCAGATGTATGAAAAAATCGTTGATGAAAATCCATATGAAACGCCCATGATGATTTATCCAGCTATTCATTACACAATGGGGGGTCTATGGGTTGACTATGAATTAATGACAACTATTCAAGGTTGTTTTGCTATCGGTGAAGCAAATTTCTCTGATCATGGTGCTAACAGGTTAGGGGCTTCTGCTTTGATGCAAGGTCTTGCCGACGGTTATTTTGTGCTTCCTTATACTATTCAAAATTATCTTGCAGACCAAATTCGTATTCCTCGTTTCAGTACAGATCTGCCTGAATTTATAGAGGCTGAAAAAGCAGTAGAAGATAAAATTGCCACCTTAATGAGTATTAAAGGGAATCGTACGGTAGATTCCATTCATAGAGATCTGGGGCATATTATGTGGGAATGTGTAGGTATGGCTCGCACAAAGGAATCTTTGGAGAAGGCGTTAAATAAATTGAAAGATTTGAGGAAAGAATTTTGGTCTAATGTGTTTGTTCCTGGTGAACCTAATACATTAAATTTAGAATTGGAAAAGGCTTTGCGTGTAGCTGACTTTCTTGAGATAGGAGAATTGATGGCATTAGATGGATTGAGTCGTAATGAGTCATGCGGTGGTCATTTTCGGGAAGAATATCAGACTTTGGAAGGAGAAGCTTTGCGTGATGATGAAAATTATGCTTATGTTGCTTGTTGGAAATATAAAGGAGAACATAAAAGACCGGAACTTATTAAAGAATCGATTGATTATGAATTTGTAGTTCGTCAACGACGAAATTACAAAATCTAA
- a CDS encoding succinate dehydrogenase/fumarate reductase iron-sulfur subunit, with product MDRDINISVRVWRQKCPKAKGFFETHRLNNISGSTSFLEMLDILNEQLIREGKEPVAFDNDCREGICGMCSLYINGRPHGPDNLITTCQLHMRHFEDGSTITVEPWRSAAFPVIRDLMVDRYAFDKIMQAGGYISVNTGGGPDANAIPISKIDADEAMDAASCIGCGACVAACKNGSAMLFVSAKVSQLALLPQGRVEAKARAKAMIAKMDELGFGNCTNTRACELECPKGVSISHIARLNREFLKAKLGD from the coding sequence ATGGATAGAGATATAAACATAAGTGTAAGAGTTTGGAGGCAAAAATGTCCTAAAGCAAAAGGCTTTTTTGAAACCCATAGATTAAATAATATTTCTGGAAGTACGTCATTTCTGGAAATGTTAGATATTTTGAATGAACAGTTGATAAGAGAAGGGAAGGAGCCTGTAGCTTTTGATAATGATTGTCGTGAAGGTATTTGTGGTATGTGTTCATTGTATATTAATGGGCGTCCTCATGGTCCAGACAATTTAATCACTACTTGTCAATTACACATGCGTCATTTTGAAGATGGCTCAACAATTACTGTTGAGCCTTGGCGTTCGGCAGCTTTTCCTGTTATACGTGATTTAATGGTGGATAGATATGCTTTTGATAAAATTATGCAAGCAGGTGGTTATATATCAGTGAATACGGGGGGGGGGCCAGATGCTAATGCAATCCCAATATCTAAAATTGATGCGGATGAAGCAATGGATGCAGCTTCGTGTATTGGATGTGGTGCTTGTGTTGCTGCATGCAAAAACGGTTCAGCGATGTTATTTGTATCAGCGAAAGTGAGTCAATTAGCTTTGTTACCACAGGGCAGAGTGGAGGCTAAAGCACGTGCTAAAGCAATGATTGCCAAGATGGATGAATTGGGGTTTGGTAATTGCACTAATACAAGGGCTTGTGAATTAGAGTGTCCGAAAGGCGTATCCATCAGCCATATTGCTCGTTTAAATAGAGAATTTTTGAAAGCTAAGTTGGGTGATTAA
- the hisIE gene encoding bifunctional phosphoribosyl-AMP cyclohydrolase/phosphoribosyl-ATP diphosphatase HisIE: MELEKGRLKLRSKSIMKLNFEKLGGLVPVIIQDNETSKVLMLGFMNEDAYQQTVETNKVTFFSRTKNCLWMKGETSGNILQVVSIKSDCDNDTLLIKVIPTGAVCHTGNDTCFGEKNEEDILFLKTLQDFIERRRLEMPEGSYTTSLFNSGINRMSQKVGEEAVETVVEATNGTSEGLMYEASDLVYHLIVLLISKGLRIENLARELKERRNGK; the protein is encoded by the coding sequence ATAGAACTTGAAAAGGGAAGGCTAAAATTAAGAAGTAAAAGTATTATGAAACTAAACTTTGAAAAACTGGGTGGATTAGTTCCAGTTATTATACAAGACAATGAAACAAGTAAGGTATTGATGCTTGGTTTTATGAATGAAGATGCTTATCAGCAAACAGTAGAAACAAATAAAGTGACTTTTTTTAGTCGTACTAAGAATTGTCTTTGGATGAAAGGTGAGACTAGTGGAAATATTTTGCAAGTGGTCAGTATAAAATCGGATTGTGATAATGATACTTTGTTGATAAAAGTTATTCCCACAGGTGCAGTTTGTCATACAGGAAATGATACTTGTTTTGGAGAAAAAAATGAAGAGGATATTCTATTTTTGAAAACATTGCAAGACTTTATTGAACGTCGTCGTTTAGAAATGCCTGAAGGATCTTATACTACTTCGCTTTTTAATAGTGGTATCAATCGTATGTCACAGAAAGTGGGGGAAGAAGCAGTGGAAACAGTAGTTGAAGCGACTAATGGAACAAGTGAAGGTCTCATGTACGAAGCTTCTGATTTGGTATACCATCTTATTGTTTTATTAATAAGTAAGGGATTGCGAATTGAGAATTTGGCGAGAGAATTAAAAGAGCGACGCAATGGGAAATAA
- a CDS encoding cell division ATP-binding protein FtsE, whose protein sequence is MGNNLNMDKVLIHYEDVEINHGGNVILHNVNFEQQRGEFLYIIGKVGSGKSSFLKTLYCDFSISSGKAFICGYDLIKIKKKQIPMLRKRIGIVFQDFQLLIDRSVNDNLKFVLKVTGWKNKKVINDRIQEALVQVGMADKGYKMPHELSGGEQQRIVIARALLNFPEIILADEPTGNLDRESCRRIVRLLQDISSDGTAVIMATHNYQLVQEFPSKTKKCEESQLFDCQLSKVIE, encoded by the coding sequence ATGGGAAATAATTTGAATATGGATAAAGTATTGATTCATTATGAAGATGTTGAGATCAATCATGGGGGAAATGTTATTCTTCACAATGTAAATTTTGAGCAACAAAGAGGAGAATTTCTTTATATAATTGGTAAAGTAGGTTCAGGTAAAAGTTCTTTCCTAAAGACCTTGTATTGTGATTTTTCTATTAGTAGTGGAAAAGCATTTATTTGTGGTTACGATTTGATAAAGATTAAGAAAAAACAAATTCCGATGTTGCGTAAAAGGATTGGAATTGTTTTTCAAGATTTTCAATTACTAATAGATCGCTCGGTGAATGATAATCTAAAATTTGTACTGAAAGTTACAGGATGGAAGAATAAAAAAGTAATCAATGATCGTATTCAAGAAGCTTTAGTTCAAGTAGGAATGGCCGATAAGGGTTATAAAATGCCTCATGAATTGTCAGGTGGCGAACAGCAGCGAATTGTGATTGCTCGTGCTTTATTGAATTTTCCAGAAATAATTCTTGCGGATGAACCGACAGGTAATTTAGATCGAGAATCTTGTAGGAGGATTGTTCGATTATTACAAGATATTAGTAGTGATGGAACAGCTGTAATAATGGCTACTCATAATTATCAATTAGTTCAAGAATTCCCGTCTAAAACAAAAAAATGTGAAGAAAGTCAACTTTTTGATTGTCAATTGTCTAAAGTAATTGAATAA